From a single Centropristis striata isolate RG_2023a ecotype Rhode Island chromosome 14, C.striata_1.0, whole genome shotgun sequence genomic region:
- the LOC131984383 gene encoding calphotin-like, with the protein MIKRTLDLWETAEQAQGAGAPCGNAVAATIVWCTIGMTVVVVAPGAVGFAPEATVVAPEADPEAAVVAPGAAPEAAVVAPEGAVVAIETVPEGAVVAPEAAPEAAVVAPEGAVVAPEAAPEAAVVAPEAAPETPVVAPEASPEAAVVAPEADPEAAVVAPEAAPEAAVVAPEAAPEVAVVAPEAVPKGAVVAPEAAVVAPEAAVVVPGAAPEAAVVAPEGAVVAIETVPEGAVVAPEAAPEAAVVAPEGAVVAPEAVPEGAVVALEAAPEAAVVAPECAVVFPEAAPEAAVVAPDAAPEAAVVAPEAAVVAPGAAPEAAVVAPDGAVVAIETVPEGAVVAPEAAVVAPEGAVVAPEAAPEIAVVAPEAAPETPVVAPEAAVVAPEGAVVVPEAAPEAAPEAAVVAPEAAPETPEVAPEAAPEAAVVAPESDSEAAVVPPEAAPEAAVVAPGAAPEAAVVAPEGAVVAIETVPEGAVVAPEAAPEAAVVAPEGAVVAPEAAPEAAVVAPEAAPETPVVAPEASPEATVVAPEADPEAAVVAPDAAPEATVVAPEAAPEAAVVAPGAAPEVAPEAAVVAPGAAPEAAVVAPDGAVVALEAAPEAAVVAPEAAPEAAVVAPETAPETPVVAPEAAPEAAVVVPDADSEAAVVAPEAAPEAAVVAPEAAPEAAVVAPESAEAAPETAVVAPEATVVVPEAAVVAPEGAVVAPEAAPEAAAVVIVDGDAVVAAAVL; encoded by the coding sequence ATGATTAAAAGGACACTTGATCTGTGGGAGACTGCAGAGCAGGCACAAGGAGCTGGAGCTCCTTGTGGCAATGCTGTAGCTGCAACAATTGTTTGGTGCACTATTGGAatgactgttgttgttgttgctcctGGGGCGGTTGGGTTTGCTCCTGAGGCCACAGTGGTTGCTCCTGAGGCCGATCCAGAGGCTGCTGTGGTTGCTCCTGGGGCTGCTCCTGAGGCCGCAGTGGTTGCTCCTGAGGGTGCAGTGGTTGCTATTGAGACTGTTCCTGAGGGTGCAGTGGTTGCTCCTGAGGCTGCTCCAGAGGCTGCAGTGGTTGCTCCTGAAGGTGCAGTGGTTGCTCCTGAGGCTGCTCCAGAGGCTGCTGTGGTTGCTCCTGAGGCTGCTCCTGAGACCCCAGTGGTTGCTCCTGAGGCTTCTCCTGAGGCCGCAGTGGTTGCTCCTGAGGCCGATCCAGAGGCTGCTGTGGTTGCTCCTGAGGCTGCTCCAGAGGCTGCTGTGGTTGCTCCTGAGGCTGCTCCTGAGGTTGCTGTGGTTGCTCCTGAGGCTGTTCCTAAGGGTGCAGTGGTTGCTCCAGAGGCCGCAGTGGTTGCTCCTgaggctgctgtggttgttCCTGGGGCTGCTCCTGAGGCCGCAGTGGTTGCTCCTGAGGGTGCAGTGGTTGCTATTGAGACTGTTCCTGAGGGTGCAGTGGTTGCTCCTGAGGCTGCTCCAGAGGCTGCAGTGGTTGCTCCTGAGGGTGCAGTTGTTGCTCCTGAGGCTGTTCCTGAGGGTGCAGTGGTTGCTCTTGAGGCTGCTCCAGAGGCTGCTGTGGTTGCTCCTGAGTGTGCAGTGGTTTTTCCTGAGGCTGCTCCAGAGGCTGCTGTggttgctcctgatgctgctccTGAGGCCGCAGTGGTTGCTCCTGAGGCTGCTGTGGTTGCTCCTGGGGCTGCTCCTGAGGCCGCAGTGGTTGCTCCTGATGGTGCAGTGGTTGCTATTGAGACTGTTCCTGAGGGTGCAGTGGTTGCTCCAGAGGCTGCAGTGGTTGCTCCTGAAGGTGCAGTGGTTGCTCCTGAGGCTGCTCCAGAGATTGCTGTGGTTGCTCCTGAGGCTGCTCCTGAGACCCCAGTGGTTGCTCCAGAGGCTGCAGTGGTTGCTCCTGAAGGTGCAGTGGTTGTTCCTGAGGCTGCTCCTGAGGCTGCTCCAGAGGCTGCTGTGGTTGCTCCTGAGGCTGCTCCTGAGACCCCAGAGGTTGCTCCTGAGGCTGCTCCTGAGGCCGCAGTGGTTGCTCCTGAGTCCGATTCAGAGGCTGCTGTGGTTCCTCCTGAGGCTGCTCCAGAGGCTGCTGTGGTTGCTCCTGGGGCTGCTCCTGAGGCCGCAGTGGTTGCTCCTGAGGGTGCAGTGGTTGCTATTGAGACTGTTCCTGAGGGTGCAGTGGTTGCTCCTGAGGCTGCTCCAGAGGCTGCAGTGGTTGCTCCTGAAGGTGCAGTGGTTGCTCCTGAGGCTGCTCCAGAGGCTGCTGTGGTTGCTCCTGAGGCTGCTCCTGAGACCCCAGTGGTTGCTCCTGAGGCTTCTCCTGAGGCCACAGTGGTTGCTCCTGAGGCCGATCCAGAGGCTGCTGTggttgctcctgatgctgctccTGAGGCCACAGTGGTTGCTCCTGAGGCTGCTCCAGAGGCTGCTGTGGTTGCTCCTGGGGCTGCTCCTGAGGTCGCTCCAGAGGCTGCTGTGGTTGCTCCTGGGGCTGCTCCTGAGGCCGCAGTGGTTGCTCCTGATGGTGCAGTGGTTGCTCTTGAGGCTGCTCCAGAGGCTGCAGTGGTTGCTCCTGAGGCTGCTCCAGAAGCTGCTGTGGTTGCTCCTGAGACTGCTCCTGAGACCCCAGTGGTTGCTCCTGAGGCTGCTCCTGAGGCCGCAGTGGTTGTTCCTGACGCCGATTCTGAGGCTGCTGTGGTTGCTCCTGAGGCCGCTCCAGAGGCTGCTGTGGTTGCTCCTGAGGCTGCTCCTGAGGCCGCAGTGGTTGCTCCAGAGTCTGCTGAAGCTGCTCCTGAGACTGCAGTGGTTGCGCCAGAGGCCACTGTGGTTGTTCCTGAGGCTGCGGTGGTTGCTCCTGAGGGTGCAGTGGTTGCTCCTGAGGCTGCTCCAGAGGCTGCCGCAGTTGTGATTGTGGATGGGGATGctgttgttgcagcagctgtg